A single Crateriforma conspicua DNA region contains:
- the larE gene encoding ATP-dependent sacrificial sulfur transferase LarE, producing the protein MTAPTDTIDRDTRVTADALVQRIGDLGHVIVAFSGGVDSSVVAAAAHRSAADAIAVTAVSPSVPAWQRDLAVRIAAQIGIDHRWVETGEIDDPDYVRNDARRCFHCKTNLYDSLGHIRRVMAPQGGATILSGTNADDLGDYRPGIQAGRDHDIVTPLADLGIGKAMVRQVANHFGLENADLPASPCLASRLAYGVSVTPERLAMVESAEDWLRRQGFSDLRVRLHPGGLARVEVPRPELPRLAGTELADEMSKKLVQIGFQFVTVEPTGLRSGNLNQALVQIPAPDSAGSPDAARSPDAANASVSASTRPPAST; encoded by the coding sequence ATGACAGCCCCCACGGACACCATCGATCGCGATACGCGGGTGACTGCGGACGCCTTGGTCCAGCGGATCGGGGATTTGGGGCACGTGATCGTCGCGTTTTCCGGCGGCGTCGACAGCAGCGTGGTGGCCGCCGCGGCGCATCGTTCGGCCGCCGATGCGATCGCCGTTACTGCGGTGTCACCCAGCGTCCCGGCTTGGCAACGCGACTTGGCCGTTCGCATCGCGGCACAGATCGGCATCGATCATCGGTGGGTGGAAACGGGAGAGATCGACGATCCCGATTACGTCCGCAACGACGCCCGGCGTTGTTTTCACTGTAAGACGAACTTGTACGACTCGTTGGGCCACATCCGCCGTGTGATGGCACCCCAGGGTGGTGCGACGATTTTGTCGGGGACCAATGCGGACGACTTGGGCGATTACCGACCGGGCATCCAAGCGGGCCGGGACCACGACATTGTCACACCGCTGGCCGACCTGGGGATCGGCAAGGCGATGGTGCGTCAGGTTGCCAATCATTTCGGGCTGGAAAACGCTGATTTGCCCGCTTCGCCGTGCTTGGCTAGCCGGCTGGCCTACGGTGTGTCGGTGACGCCCGAACGTTTGGCGATGGTGGAATCGGCCGAAGATTGGTTGCGCCGGCAAGGGTTTTCCGACCTAAGGGTTCGACTGCACCCCGGTGGCCTGGCTCGCGTGGAGGTTCCGAGGCCAGAATTGCCCCGCTTGGCCGGTACCGAATTGGCGGATGAAATGTCGAAAAAGCTAGTCCAAATCGGTTTTCAGTTTGTCACGGTCGAACCGACAGGGCTGCGCAGCGGTAATCTGAACCAGGCGTTGGTTCAGATCCCCGCGCCTGATTCGGCCGGCTCACCCGACGCGGCCCGATCACCCGACGCGGCCAACGCATCCGTTTCCGCGTCGACGCGGCCGCCGGCGTCCACCTAG
- a CDS encoding serine/threonine-protein kinase, protein MNPADDPTEDQGSHPEPMETPSDLSPTDPDQTQAGPRVTSAEPSKSSASLVGCRLGEYQVLRKLGRGGMADVYAAKQLSLNRDVALKVLRKQFAMDEAYVKRFRREATAAAKLNHPNIVGVYDVKQVEDQYFIAQELIDGANLREHLDRRGPLDADEGVRVLMAVGQALEVAAEAGITHRDIKPENIMHSSRGEIKVADFGLARLGPEPGRSHAELTQAGLTLGTPRYMSPEQIQGRQVDSRSDLYSLGVTMYHLLTGRPPFEAEDPLALAVMHLHETPPPIDKARGSDDLPPWLVTVIGRLISKMPEDRFQSASEMLDVIRSETGEGSGGWSGGAVAATTRLQRASALARRRQRRRMLRIAACVGLPLIAAVAGIAMAARSPRPDVATLLSPTEVVQAESVEAQWIEAVRRSDAAGWKAVMEYFPPELNATNQEYANRARIQLGRYLIEQKQYREADRVLDQMLADPSLRGIYQVTALILRSQVAKARGDSTSLATLRQRLTNQISKLKSSNPQQASILGDVFSDREMMEIGVTLDET, encoded by the coding sequence ATGAATCCCGCCGACGATCCCACGGAAGATCAGGGCAGCCACCCGGAACCAATGGAAACCCCCAGCGATCTGTCGCCGACCGACCCGGATCAAACGCAAGCGGGGCCACGTGTGACGTCGGCTGAACCATCCAAGTCATCGGCCAGTCTGGTCGGATGCCGGTTGGGCGAATACCAGGTGCTTCGCAAACTGGGGCGAGGCGGCATGGCCGATGTGTACGCCGCGAAACAGCTCAGTCTGAATCGCGACGTGGCGTTGAAAGTGCTGCGAAAACAGTTCGCGATGGACGAAGCGTACGTCAAACGCTTTCGCCGGGAAGCCACCGCGGCGGCCAAGTTGAATCATCCCAACATCGTCGGTGTGTATGACGTCAAACAGGTGGAGGACCAGTACTTCATCGCACAGGAATTGATCGACGGTGCGAACTTGCGGGAGCACTTGGATCGGCGTGGGCCATTGGACGCCGACGAGGGCGTTCGCGTCTTGATGGCCGTGGGCCAGGCTTTGGAAGTGGCGGCCGAAGCGGGGATCACGCACCGCGACATCAAGCCCGAAAACATCATGCATTCGTCGCGGGGTGAAATCAAAGTCGCCGATTTCGGGCTGGCACGTCTGGGCCCCGAGCCGGGACGCAGCCATGCGGAACTGACCCAGGCCGGGCTGACCCTGGGCACGCCGCGTTACATGAGCCCCGAACAGATCCAGGGGCGACAGGTCGATTCCCGCAGCGACCTGTATTCGCTGGGCGTGACGATGTACCACTTGCTGACCGGGCGACCGCCGTTCGAAGCGGAAGATCCGTTGGCGCTGGCCGTGATGCACTTGCATGAAACGCCGCCGCCGATCGACAAGGCCCGCGGCAGCGACGACTTGCCGCCTTGGCTGGTGACCGTGATCGGACGGCTGATCAGCAAGATGCCCGAGGACCGGTTCCAGTCGGCGTCGGAAATGCTGGACGTGATCCGCAGCGAAACCGGCGAAGGATCCGGCGGCTGGTCCGGTGGGGCGGTCGCCGCGACGACTCGGCTGCAGCGTGCGTCGGCGCTGGCCCGCCGCCGACAGCGACGCCGGATGTTGCGAATCGCCGCTTGTGTGGGGCTGCCCTTGATCGCCGCCGTGGCCGGCATCGCAATGGCGGCGCGAAGCCCGCGGCCGGACGTGGCGACTCTGCTGAGCCCGACCGAGGTCGTCCAAGCGGAATCGGTCGAAGCACAGTGGATCGAAGCGGTCCGCCGCAGCGACGCCGCCGGATGGAAAGCAGTGATGGAGTATTTCCCGCCGGAACTGAATGCGACCAACCAGGAATATGCCAACCGCGCGCGGATCCAGTTGGGCCGATACTTGATCGAACAAAAACAGTATCGCGAAGCCGACCGGGTGTTGGACCAGATGCTGGCGGACCCCAGTTTGCGTGGGATTTATCAAGTGACCGCATTGATTTTGCGGTCGCAAGTCGCCAAAGCGCGCGGCGACAGCACCAGTCTGGCCACGCTGCGTCAACGGCTGACCAACCAGATCAGCAAGCTGAAATCCAGCAACCCTCAACAGGCCTCCATCTTGGGGGACGTGTTCAGCGATCGCGAGATGATGGAGATCGGCGTCACCCTGGACGAGACCTAA
- a CDS encoding Dabb family protein — MMTADAEPGSEKMEKGTLRHVVMFKFKDSSSDSDVQSVVDAFRALPKRIPEIADFEYGTNNSPEGLNEGLTHCFLVSFKSEEDREKYLPHPAHKEFVGVLKPHLDKVVVIDYWADK; from the coding sequence ATGATGACCGCCGACGCCGAACCGGGATCAGAGAAAATGGAAAAAGGCACGCTGCGTCACGTCGTGATGTTCAAATTCAAGGATTCCAGCAGCGACAGTGACGTCCAAAGCGTCGTCGACGCCTTTCGTGCCTTGCCCAAGCGGATCCCCGAAATCGCGGACTTTGAATACGGCACCAACAACAGCCCCGAAGGCTTGAACGAGGGCCTGACGCACTGCTTCCTGGTCAGCTTCAAAAGCGAAGAAGATCGGGAAAAGTACCTGCCGCACCCCGCCCACAAGGAATTCGTCGGCGTGCTGAAGCCGCATTTGGACAAGGTCGTCGTGATCGACTATTGGGCCGACAAATAG
- a CDS encoding class I SAM-dependent methyltransferase gives MTSPSSTDPFYEAYDRDDVAYGMTASAMLSAYLNQVGGEGDVYDLAAGAGRDTIALAKSGFHVTAIDISQRGLDRIAERSATDGCHENVNVICSDVRDVDFPTGTLAGVVATTMLDHIPAADAQVVWDRICGSLRGDGFLYAEVHTTEDPGCDQPPGCDSSRPVSETASAVVNYFRPNQLAQWAVRPESGLRILQYAERIEWDYTHGPEHAHGKAVLLAVRDGHHPDWLGQPPAFPRRPRPQA, from the coding sequence ATGACTTCCCCATCATCGACCGATCCGTTTTACGAAGCCTATGACCGCGACGACGTCGCGTACGGCATGACGGCTTCGGCGATGCTGTCGGCCTATTTGAACCAAGTCGGCGGCGAAGGCGACGTGTACGACTTGGCCGCCGGTGCCGGTCGCGACACGATCGCGTTGGCAAAATCAGGCTTTCATGTCACCGCAATCGACATCAGCCAGCGTGGCTTGGATCGAATCGCCGAGCGATCGGCGACCGACGGATGTCACGAGAACGTCAACGTGATCTGCAGCGATGTTCGCGACGTCGATTTTCCGACCGGGACGCTGGCGGGCGTCGTCGCCACCACGATGCTGGATCACATTCCCGCCGCGGATGCCCAGGTCGTGTGGGATCGGATCTGTGGATCACTTCGCGGCGACGGATTTTTGTACGCCGAAGTCCACACGACCGAGGACCCGGGATGCGATCAACCGCCGGGGTGCGACAGTTCCCGCCCGGTCAGCGAGACGGCGTCGGCCGTGGTGAATTATTTTCGCCCGAACCAATTGGCCCAGTGGGCGGTGCGGCCGGAATCGGGTCTGCGGATCTTGCAGTACGCCGAACGCATCGAGTGGGATTACACACACGGGCCGGAACATGCCCATGGCAAAGCGGTCTTGCTGGCGGTGCGTGACGGGCATCACCCGGATTGGCTGGGTCAGCCGCCGGCGTTCCCTCGCCGCCCGCGGCCGCAAGCGTGA
- a CDS encoding DUF1549 domain-containing protein: MPTIRHTSAVALRWMWLTAVLFLAALYLLSGLTVPPSPVATEPKNVSPASLMPSASSPDPLAGLPADLRDVVLRLNQARATRLADLDLESAGVADWTTICRRLSLSLVGTGMSMQEIRQLQSLPESERTARHLRNLLSSTRHHDYWAERYTRFLVGAEEGPFLVFRRRRFRHWLADQFASNRRYDGIVRDLITAEGLWTDRPEVNFYTVTYDSGDDGPDPIRLAARTSRVFLGLRIDCLQCHDDFLGNVSLGDADDLRFGTQQDFHQLAAFFTAARSNGLQGVRNGPVDYQYKYLDSEQEESVPAAVPFGEAWMPESGNPRRRLATWLTSPENRQAARSAVSHVWALLIGRARGESVDNLPLDEPMDAETKILVDDFIANGFDLRRLIAAIVMSDEFRVDSRAGFHVTARHDAAGAVFPLVRLRPEQIAGSVIQSSRVHTIDRDSSFLVQLQKFGGTNDFLKRYGDRGEDEFAADATTISQRLVMLNGKLVDESVDYNPVLNASAHVLMFSGDDDEIVRNAYWCVLNRPPDQEESDHFVARLDATDYRRGAIEDLFWTLLNSSEFAWNH, encoded by the coding sequence ATGCCCACGATCCGGCACACCTCCGCCGTCGCACTACGCTGGATGTGGTTGACCGCGGTCCTGTTCCTGGCCGCGCTGTATCTGTTGTCGGGCCTGACCGTACCGCCGTCGCCCGTTGCGACCGAACCAAAAAATGTTTCCCCGGCATCGCTGATGCCATCGGCCTCGTCGCCGGACCCACTGGCGGGATTGCCCGCCGATCTTCGCGACGTCGTGCTGCGGCTGAACCAGGCTCGCGCGACTCGTTTGGCTGACTTGGATTTGGAATCGGCCGGCGTTGCGGACTGGACCACGATTTGCCGACGCCTGTCACTGTCGCTGGTCGGAACCGGCATGTCGATGCAGGAGATCCGCCAATTACAGTCGTTGCCCGAATCGGAGCGGACGGCACGTCATCTGCGCAATCTTTTGTCCAGCACGCGACACCATGATTATTGGGCGGAGCGTTACACACGGTTTTTGGTCGGCGCCGAAGAGGGACCTTTCTTGGTGTTCCGCCGTCGTCGCTTTCGGCATTGGCTGGCCGACCAGTTTGCATCCAACCGCCGCTACGACGGCATCGTCCGCGATTTGATCACCGCCGAAGGTCTGTGGACCGACCGGCCGGAAGTCAACTTTTACACCGTGACCTACGACAGTGGGGATGATGGTCCCGATCCGATCCGCTTGGCCGCGCGGACGTCGCGTGTGTTCCTGGGATTGCGAATCGATTGTTTGCAGTGTCACGACGATTTTTTGGGAAACGTTTCGTTGGGGGACGCGGATGACTTGCGATTCGGCACCCAGCAAGACTTTCATCAACTGGCCGCGTTCTTCACCGCCGCACGCTCCAACGGGCTGCAAGGTGTTCGCAACGGTCCGGTCGATTACCAGTACAAGTACTTGGACAGCGAACAAGAAGAAAGCGTCCCGGCGGCGGTGCCGTTTGGCGAAGCCTGGATGCCGGAATCGGGAAACCCGCGACGGCGTTTGGCAACTTGGTTGACGTCACCGGAAAACCGACAAGCGGCTCGTTCGGCGGTCAGTCATGTGTGGGCGTTGTTAATCGGTCGCGCTCGTGGGGAAAGCGTCGACAATCTGCCGCTGGACGAACCGATGGATGCGGAAACAAAAATCTTGGTCGATGACTTCATCGCCAACGGTTTCGATCTTCGTCGGCTGATCGCGGCGATCGTGATGTCGGACGAATTTCGCGTCGACAGTCGAGCGGGATTTCACGTGACCGCGCGTCACGATGCGGCCGGTGCCGTCTTTCCGCTCGTTCGACTGCGTCCCGAACAGATTGCCGGCAGCGTCATTCAAAGCTCGCGGGTTCACACGATTGATCGCGACAGTTCCTTCCTTGTCCAATTGCAAAAGTTTGGCGGAACGAACGACTTTTTGAAACGTTACGGCGATCGTGGCGAAGACGAATTCGCCGCCGACGCCACGACGATCAGCCAGCGTTTGGTGATGCTGAACGGAAAGCTGGTGGACGAATCGGTCGACTACAACCCCGTGCTTAATGCGTCCGCCCACGTGTTGATGTTCAGCGGTGATGACGACGAAATCGTCCGCAATGCTTACTGGTGTGTCTTGAACCGGCCGCCCGACCAGGAAGAGAGCGATCACTTTGTCGCGCGGCTGGACGCCACAGATTATCGACGTGGCGCGATCGAAGATTTGTTTTGGACGCTGCTCAATAGCAGCGAATTTGCTTGGAACCACTGA